From the Trifolium pratense cultivar HEN17-A07 linkage group LG4, ARS_RC_1.1, whole genome shotgun sequence genome, the window TTGACACAGAAATTTACAAGTGATTCCTGTTGTATGACAACTAGAGGAGTGGATCTTCTCgtgttggaaaaaaaaaagagtggtCATATAATCTCTACCATTAAATCTCCCTATCATCCATTTTTAAACACACTCTCATTCAGCATATTAGATGAGGGTTGAGATTTAAAAATAAGAACTGAGAGTGTGTACAAACACACATGCGCATTTATGTGAGGCGTGATGTGAAGATTCCCTTAAAATCAATTTCTGtaagattttgtttgtttttaaactggatatatttcaaaacaaaaatttatattttctatAAATATAGGTTGGTGCACTCAAAAAAGATAGAGTgtggaaaaaaaataaggattttGCAGCCAACACTAGGGTTTTATGGAGAGAACAAAAgggttttctcttggtacaacacTAGATTGGACAAAGGATAGGATCATTGAATCCTGATAAGTGCCAAAAATCGATGATTTTAGATATACATTTTAGACACTTATTGACTTGGTTTACAAGTTAGTATTTGAATGAAAAATCCACCtatttgtaaatattagtttttatcGGTAATTTAGTTAGTTTAGCTACTTTCACCTAATTTCTACTATCATTTTTGTAGGATTTTGGAGCCAAATGGATTATGAGCTTAGCATAATCTCTAAGTCTGAGAATACTTGCTAAGTGAGCCCAGCGAGACAAGTCAGAAAGGATCACAGTTTCAAGGTAGATCACTTTGCTAAGCGAGCCAGTAGCAAGCCAAGTCAGAATGGTTTGAATTTGGAAATCAAGACAATTAGCTAAGCGAGCGGCAGCAAAGAGTTTCAGAATGTATCAGGGCTGTTACATCAGCAGATTTGCTAAGCGAGCAATATTTCGCTAAACGAATCTAAGCAGTTCAGTGAACTTCAAGATAACGTGGCATTTCCCTCAACATCCATCTAAGCAAAGCCTATTTCGCAAAGCGAATGCGCACCTTTTGATTTAATATAAATagattttaaaatgattttttcatttATCTCTTGTATCATAGAACTAGAATTACAAAAGAGAAAGCATAGAGAATAAAGTTTTCCACCATTGGAGAGCATTTGGTCTTGATTCTCAAGCATTGGATGCAACTCCATCTCATTTCTTTACTATGAGTGTTTGTACCTAAATTTCTGTGTTAGAGATTATGTTTAGTTAGCTAGGATTTTGATGTAAATAATTAATCTGAATGATTATATATAATCTTTGTTTCAGTATTTTATTGTGATTGTCCATacagaaaaaaagaaaaaaaaaaaaaactctggctttaaattgaGCCCCGCAAGTGGGCAATGTGATTGGTCCaattggattagtcggtcctagggccggataacaagttttcaaaaaaagaaagtatttTATTGTGATTTATTTCTACGCTTAATATTTTTCCGATTTTAAACTTTGAAATTAATCTTTTGATGATTTAAAGGTCCCAATATCAAATATCATGTTTATGTCGTGTTGATTCAAGACATCAAAGAGTTGATATCTCAAAGGAACATTACTCTTTGCCACACTCTCAGAGAGAGAAACAATTGTGCGGATTTCTTAGTCAAGCTTGGAGCTTCTTCAGATTTTGATCTCACGATTCATGCATCTCCCCCCGAAGGTTGCTTTGACATTCTTTGAAGCGACGCGACTGAAACTTTCTACCTTAGAGAATAGttcccttttcttttttctgtttgttttttgttttgttttgattagccttgtaaccaaaaaaaatcttttgatGATTTAGAAAGTGCTAGAGATAGTTTTTTTTACCCAAAGGAATCGAAATATAATCACCTCTGAAATCTAATTGCTAGACATAGagttatttgtataaattaacTAAGTGAGATACAATAGATTCCTCGTCATTTGTTGGAAATAGAAATGTATTAAAAGTGATAAGAAAAAAGTGATAAGTGTAAATATATTTGAAACTTAGAATGTATATAATCGATCAAAAAGAGAATGATGTTAACCAAGTTTAAATCGGATCAACAATTaccaaatcaacaacaacggttGGAGCACAAACAAGGATTCTAGCCGTAACAATACGGTCAAAGATGCTAACAATTTTGAAAGATACATATTAGTTGACTCAAAAGCggatacaaaaaattataataaaaaaatttaaggacAAAAATTCGTTGAAATTTTTgtatgaactaaaaacaaattttgagaTATCTATAATACTATCGTTTTATTCATTTTACGGtacaactttcttttttttttttttttgttacaacttATTACTAACTTTTCTATTATCGTGAATTATTTTCCAGCTATAATAATACTCctattttgttcaaaaaaacaaacattttttttggtacaagatgaagaaaaaagacaaaaattatctagaaaaataaaaataaaaaaaagagatattattttctacatataaaaaaataaaaataaaaaaagatacaaCGTTTGTGAGTTGGGCCGGTTCGAACCGGATATAACCGAATcaggtttttattttattttattttttatttaaacataaaaacagACACTGTAATATATTTCTCTTTCAGATACGCGTTTGTGTTTTTTGCCCAAACCTAAGCCTCAGAACCAAAAAAAACAAGCTAGGGTTCATAATCGCGCTTCAATCTTCTCTCCTCTTTCTGTAATTGGTTCGTATTCTTCCCTTTTTCCAACTCCTTCATACGTTTTTCTTCTCTTGCAACtcccaaaattcacaatttcaaTCAATTTCTACCCAATTCCAATTCAAAAGGGGTTTTTCCCCCAATTTCGTTTTTTGTTTCGTTCTAGGGTTTTTCACGTGCCCCTTCTATTGCCTCTTTCTACTTTTTGATTTCTATTTACATGTTCAACATAGTTTCATTAAGTAGCTTATTTCatctatctatttattttttttttcatagtgaattattatatttatcgAATTACTGGTACAAGTGCTGAACTTTGATCTTTCTGAGTGGAATTGTTTTAATGTAATATGTGAAATTTaagcataagagaaaaaaataatttttgaagtgCTTAATTTGTCCAATTGTaccttattaattttctttgaaCTTTATGCTTAATGATAAGTAGCTTTATTTATCCCTTTTTAAAGGGTGTGTTTTGTGATTGAAATCAAACagtaaagtttgtttttttatgctTGTTCTATCATTGTTACTattgttgttttgaattttcatttttctgtttttttatttgttgtaggAATGGGGTTTTGATTTCATAATTTTACTGAGAGTTGACATTTTTGAAATTGTGACTGTTGGAGTGAGAGTGATAATACATTTAGGGACTCAATCATGGAGATACAGACTTCTGGCAGGCCAATTGAGTCCTTGCTAGAGAAAGTCCTTTGCATGAACATTCTGTCATCTGATTATTTCAAGGAGCTTTATCGATTAAAAACGTATCATGAAGTTATTGATGAGATATACAATCAAGTTGATCATGTGGAACCATGGATGACGGGGAACTGTCGCGGTCCTTCAACTGCTTTCTGTCTTCTTTACAAGTTTTTCACGATGAAGCTGACTGTCAAGCAGATGCACGGGCTACTGAAGCATCCGGATTCTCCTTACATAAGAGCGGTATGTAGAGGTTTGTAACAATGAAGGGTGTGCGTGTGTTTGTGCATGTTATTTTTGTTAGTTTGCGTATGTATATCTTTTTCACCATTTTGTACGAAGTTTAGGAACCGTTGAATTTATACTTACCTTAACAATTATCCATCTTGTATATGATTTACTTGTTTGCTGTATAATACATCTTGAAATATCATAACAAAGCTTGGGCTTAGTGTGTTTGTGGATTTTGTTGAATCGTTAAAAACAAGGTAGTCAAAATCATGGGATAGATAATTGGATTGTATACTTCCATGACTTTTGCTTTTTGCTATGATCTTAATCATTCCAGAAAACTTAATTTGCTGAGATCTTATCGCTTTGATCCATCTTGGTCCCAAGAGGCCAGGTTGCCCATTTCTGAAAGGAAAAAACTCAGTTGAGCCCCCTTGAAATCTTAAGACCCAAGCTCGAGGAGGACCTCTTCTTTCATTCATTTGACACTTCCCTCCAATCTGTATGCACATGGCTGCTTTAAGCTGTGTCCTGTGGTTGATATTTTAGAGAGTGTGGCTGTTGGTTTGACTTTCCCACTTCCTGCTTATTATTCAATTTGCAATCTGCATTAGCCCCGGGTTGTTGCCTTGTTGGTAGTCCTCAGTTGAAATCCAGTTTGATTATTTAATAGCTCTATTTTTGTAGTATGTTTGGTGCTTGATCCAACAATATCCATGTTTTTGTCTCTGGTTATTATATTTCCAGATATCTGGCCTTCAGTTGGCTGTTCATTTTAGTCATTTAGTTTTATCTTATGTGTTGTAGCAAAAATTCACGTCTTTTAAACCACAACTAGGTAAATTTAACTTTGTTGTGATtgatatgaatttatgcatttGTAATAATCAAATTCCAGGTCTTTTCTTTTATATCTAATTTTCATGAAGTTAGGAATGCTTTGCATCATGTATTCTTTTATCTTGATCTCATGTATTGTGTTATCTTTTATGAGACACAAGATGGTTTAATTGCAGTCTGCTTGACATCAAAATAAAGAGGTTATACTCTGTTGTTTACGCAGATGTTCCACCTTTTTTAGTTTTAGCTTTTAGGCATATGTTAACATTCTTATCGTTTCCCCGCCTATCCATTTATCTGATGATCTGTATTAATTCCTTGTATTGTTTATAGGTCGGATTTCTCTATCTGAGATATTATGCTGATCCGAAGACTCTGTGGAGCTGGTTTGAGCCATATGCAAAAGATGATGAGGTATGCTGACATGGTTATGATATCTATCGCTTTGAATGTCTATCATCCAATGTTGTTTATTAAGTTCTTGAGCTATCATCTTTTTCTTCgtactttattttaattctcCCTCCATCCCTTATTAGAAGACCTGCTTAGTGCTTACAAAGTTCACGagtattaagaaaagtagttgtagcaataaatttttaaacaatgtttgttatttttcatGATTACCCCTGCAATTATTGATACAAGTTATATGACAAAATAGGggtatttttataacaaaattatgAATGCACGTGGAAGTTTGAAAATAATCTTATATCAAGGGATAAAGAAATATGAaacatatgtcttatgattagGGATGGAGGGACTATTCTTGTGATAGCATTTGAAAGTCCTCTCTTAGGCAACATGTTAATTTTTACTCATGAAGTTATGATGCTTTATTCAAAACTAATTTAGGATGTGCTATTTCAGGAATTTTCTCCTGGATCTAATGGACGGATGACTACAATGGGTGTATATATCCGTGATTTGCTCCTTGGACAGGTTCGTTATCTCTATATGAGAGCATGCTTTCTGGTTTAAGTTATTTGGGCTCatgcttttaattttgattgtaGACAATAAATGTATTTTCATGATAATGGCATTCTATGTCCTGACCGCTTGATATAGAGATTTTTAATTGTAATGACTTATAAGGCTAGGGAAAATAATCATTTGACTCAAGTATTTGACTAGTTAAATTGAGAATTCTCTCTTCAGAGCTCGACTACCAGAATCCAGGTGCATCACAAGAATGCAAATGCAGATATGTTCCTCATCTTCACATATTTTGGAGTAACAGTATGAGGTGCTTTCAGTCTTTCAAGATCTTTGGACATAAACCTTTTGCACTTACCATTATTTTCTCATAAGTATACTAGTTCAGAagaatcttttttcttttctaaaataaCTACATAGTGCATTTAATCATATATCTGCTTTAGAATAGAACTTATTTTAGTCCTGGTCAAACGGACACTAATATTGGGAACCTGAACTTGAGTGATCAAATTGTTAGACTTTGGGAGACAGAAAAAGAAGGTTAAATTAGATGGAAAGACCAAAGGAGAAACTGTGTCtttcttttattcttaaaaATCAAGAATCAAGTATAATATTGTTCATTGGATTCTCAAATTTGATAAATTATGGGAGGAGATTAATAGCCGGTGTATATTTTACTTAGTGACCAAAATAGGATTTTCCGGTCTCGGGCATCATCCAGTCTTTTTTACTTCTCTAATTGTATTTCCTTTTCTTTGAGGTTGAGCTGATATTTGTCCTTGGTGTCATTAATTTTGCATCTTTGTTTCCCCTGCAAATTTTAGCGCCATCCACTAATCCCTTATGAAGCTTAATCGTTTCTTTGAGATCTTAACTGAAAAAACAGATTATCTTTTCATATGCAAGAAGAGATTCTGGAGAGAATTTTAAATGCTTATAGTACGCTGCTCATATGCTTCCATAATAAATACTATTTCTGAGGATATTGTTTATCTGGTTGATAATTTGTTGGTTACGTATGGAATATGGATTGACTTCACGATTGCtttatttatctttctcatGAATTTTGGTTCAGCCTTTTATGCTGTCAGCATATGTACGCAGTCTTGTTCGTCCCAACCTTATTTTCATGATATTTTAGTATTTACATCAATACTTACTGTTTCTTAGGGTTATCTTCTGGTAGTTGTCATTTCTTGTGTtctatttgtttgattttttatgatTAACTGTCATTCTTGACAAAGTTGAATGCCCAGATGATTTACCCTTCATTCCTTGTAATTTAATTTGCATAAGCACATTTGTTCTATTTGTGCAGTACTACTTCGACACACTTTTCCCTCGCATCCCAGTTCCTGTAATGCGTCAGGTTGTGGCAAATCTGGAAAAGATGAAGCTCCCTACTACACATTGTGGTACAACAGGGGAAACCACCCGTCACGGTTCTGATGACACTGCTCGTAGACCACCTTCTGTGAAAGCCGCCCTTTCAGTCTCTTTTGGCCAGCGTGCGCCACATCGAGCCTCCACAAGGGATTCTTCGCCCATTCGTCGTACAGTACCTCTTCCTCATGAAAAAAATGGCACCGATGACATAAGAAGATCTCCTAGTAATCATCGCAGTCAGAGCCGTGAATATCCTGAAAGGGATAGGGACAGGGAGCGGTCACGCTCCAGGGACCGGGACCGAGAAAGGGACAGGGACCGTGAAAGGGACCGGGAACGTGATAGGGACAGATATTATGACCGGGATAGAAACAAGGACCGTGATGCTGAAAGATACAGGGATCGTGACCGGGATAGAGATTATGAGAGGGACAGAACCAGGAGGGATAGGGACCGAGAAAGGAGTTATGATTATGATAAGAGGTCTAAGTATGCAGAGAGAGAAAGTAGCCGAGATTATGACAATATTGGCAATGGCAGTAGGCACCATCGTAGTAGGAGTCGGAGTAGAAGTAGGAGCAGGAGCCGAAGTCAGAGCCAACTTGGCACCACACGATACGACTCACGTTCTAGTCCACAAAGAGATGGAAGTAAGAAGACTTCTGCATCAAGTAATCTAGCTAAACTTAAAGATTTGTACGGTGATTTAGGTGATAGTAAAGGAGCTGCCAACATGGAAAGAATTCCTAGAAGGGATAATAGTGGGGAAGAGGTTATTAGACTTGGTGGCTCTTCTTGGAAGTATTGAGAGATATCACAGAATGCTTGTATCAGATGTCAGATAACTGTTTCATTGGAAAAAGCATATTGGATTTTTCCTTTTCATTGCCTTTTTCACTTGGTTGATACAAGTTATAGGCCGATGAATGCTATTTACATTAGCATTTATAGATAATGTATACTAAAATTTATTTCTGGTATAATGACTTTCCTGCTTTGTAACTGCAAGTTTTAGACTTAATTCAACATTCTATGGAGACCTGAAGTACCATGCTTCCACCTTTAGGAGTTTAAGCTTTTAATTTTGAGTGATATTCTGATGTCATTATAATTATGGGATAAGTTGCTTTCTAGATGAAGTTGATGGATTGTTTTGATAATATTGCTCAAAATTAGTTTTTATGATTTCTTAAAAACGGTAGTGACTTTTTTAATCATCAAATTTCGATAAACAAGCATACAACGACCCTTAAATTACTTCATTTTAGTGAACTTGCATACAACTTTCTCCTCCCTTTGGCTTAACTTGTATGAAATTTATATACGTTGGTTTTAAAGTTTTATTATCTTCATGtaatggaaaaagaaaacaGCATACTACAATTAAATAATAGGTTCCTGAAAGAACCTTTTCATCATTGGAGATgcaaataatacaatgatgaaATCCTAGAGCTATGTGAATGTGTAAATGCAAAAAGCTCTTCTataatttgaaaaaagaaaactgAGTTTCACTATCATTATACATTTAATATCAGATTATATCTTAAGCTGTGATAGAAATTTGGGGTGCAATTGCATTTCCCGTACCACTCTTTAGTAAACCATTTGCAACAAGATCTAAGTTGCTGTATTACACGGCACAGAGGAAAACAaattgtctggttaattccagGGAGCTTCTTCTGGGCTATTCACACTTGACGGAACGGTATATGTGTCTGACGAAGATTAAAGAAGCTCGGAAACCGACAGTTCCAAGCATGAGGAAGAAACCATAGCAAATGCAAGCCATGTAGCCGAAAAAGAAAGAGGTTTGCATGAAACCATACATATCTGATCTTGCCTGGTAGAAAAACATGCAGTACCCATATATGAACAAACCAGTTGATCCACCACAAAGGAAAGACCTGATATCATGTCAAAAATGACTAAGTAAGAGAAATGAGGGACATTAGTTACATCAATGTGTAGCCTAAGAATATACATGTATTGTCTTGAGTCTTGACAGTCACTTTCAATTATATTTCAAAACATGGATCTGCCTCTTTTTAGAGTCTAGTGTAATAGTGTAAGCTTGGATCCTCTTCTGCAAGGTCGGCCACAAAATTCACCCAGCAGCACAAAGATCAATACTTTCAACTGCTAGATGAATAA encodes:
- the LOC123881709 gene encoding pre-mRNA splicing factor SR-like 1 isoform X1 codes for the protein MEIQTSGRPIESLLEKVLCMNILSSDYFKELYRLKTYHEVIDEIYNQVDHVEPWMTGNCRGPSTAFCLLYKFFTMKLTVKQMHGLLKHPDSPYIRAVGFLYLRYYADPKTLWSWFEPYAKDDEEFSPGSNGRMTTMGVYIRDLLLGQYYFDTLFPRIPVPVMRQVVANLEKMKLPTTHCGTTGETTRHGSDDTARRPPSVKAALSVSFGQRAPHRASTRDSSPIRRTVPLPHEKNGTDDIRRSPSNHRSQSREYPERDRDRERSRSRDRDRERDRDRERDRERDRDRYYDRDRNKDRDAERYRDRDRDRDYERDRTRRDRDRERSYDYDKRSKYAERESSRDYDNIGNGSRHHRSRSRSRSRSRSRSQSQLGTTRYDSRSSPQRDGSKKTSASSNLAKLKDLYGDLGDSKGAANMERIPRRDNSGEEVIRLGGSSWKY
- the LOC123881709 gene encoding pre-mRNA splicing factor SR-like 1 isoform X2, coding for MEIQTSGRPIESLLEKVLCMNILSSDYFKELYRLKTYHEVIDEIYNQVDHVEPWMTGNCRGPSTAFCLLYKFFTMKLTVKQMHGLLKHPDSPYIRAVGFLYLRYYADPKTLWSWFEPYAKDDEEFSPGSNGRMTTMGVYIRDLLLGQSSTTRIQVHHKNANADMFLIFTYFGVTV